Proteins encoded within one genomic window of Rhododendron vialii isolate Sample 1 chromosome 1a, ASM3025357v1:
- the LOC131302808 gene encoding uncharacterized protein LOC131302808, with amino-acid sequence MPQDRLRSFVKCDDPKGVVECGTIRKSKSNPKRLEEKAKSRKMPKNSNSSSSSASKEAGKEMVPEKDTEDNSSSFQLLEVSKGAQKLNQVIDSWSKGMNFDGNSKEIAKDLLKGALDLQESLIMLGKLQEASQYMAKLKKKQKERSKGEKIDQVGMERTKSLHFTERNYDLEFQKPRFSDYGCSRDFFEQREKSMGERVYKVGSERTNSHRFLDHNHETGFQKLRVSDYGYSSDRFKQKEKSTGERIHEMEIERMYSHRSYQKGFHKPKRSVDEKSGGERIHEVGIKRTNSHYFMDHNCQTGFQKPRLSADELSGREFFHAVGIKRSNSHHIGDHNDQTVLQMPRLSADGYSRDCFGELRTVIRDSLAGQNLLPPSCIEERDFCQKRAPDLAPGIASTSSSQSSMGNSHEFASSNSSLSSKAPNKPKGSNLIAKLMGIEEFPRKWLEHEKISSPRRAVFDTDMPKARKPQSAAYKVDTEQVKLKEIVETMHLKGLLKSNAAEGLGLQYRHSNVSDSKKRFSEDAPPIVIMRPWCISSAEEREPRVQKLIREIEALDMSNSQGGLNSVEICGRVKKGDETPTKRISLEGDKGSKVVRAKLEEISVKTKGKLSSNKSNPSVAVNQQQRKREIEKRVDKVQKVAPCRKKPEEVENVKSKGAIKWQDEAKVTSPKERRPEVGSIIAKSRVFQQKYTSSSVISKHAKPAVPQNIGDRKKNRNNERPVKAPLAADFVVENESVGCKYGDKLMDISFENEADTTIIYPTAADQLLTNEGTDASEIQIDEQCDSSQDFPDDILPQTTQHESFNESAEETKHCISQKVSEMIYFRTETNAEDLILSSPSFLSYAEEIYDINSNNAIHLKPTSLNNHETNERRLLLDCANELMQYRILRCKQPIHPLLLIPMSCLKSTTSLSQLAEEVSDGIENLRSYRKNFGEKFHKDSLFSVVERDLRCRGVVSGGWDLGWKHSFTADEVEEAVGDVEKLVFSELLEDMFVDFIL; translated from the exons ATGCCTCAAGACCGTCTCAGATCATTTGTCAAGTGCGATGATCCAAAAGGTGTGGTTGAATGTGGGACAATCAGAAAATCCAAAAGCAATCCTAAAAGGTTAGAAGAAAAAGCCAAAAGTCGAAAAATGCCTAAGAATTCGaattcttcttcctcctctgcATCTAAGGAAGCAGGAAAGGAAATGGTACCTGAAAAAGACACAGAAGATAACTCATCTTCCTTTCAGCTCCTGGAGGTGTCTAAAGGGGCCCAGAAGTTGAACCAAGTAATAGATTCGTGGTCGAAAGGGATGAATTTTGATGGCAACTCCAAAGAAATTGCGAAAGATTTGTTGAAAGGGGCTCTTGATTTGCAAGAGTCTTTGATCATGCTTGGGAAGCTACAAGAAGCGTCTCAATATATGGCTAAGTTGAAGAAAAAGCAGAAAGAGAGATCCAAGGGAGAGAAAATTGATCAAGTAGGGATGGAGAGAACGAAATCCCTTCACTTCACAGAGCGTAATTATGATTTGGAATTTCAGAAGCCGAGATTTTCTGATTATGGGTGTTCAAGAGATTTTTTTGagcagagagagaagtccatgGGGGAAAGGGTTTACAAAGTTGGGAGTGAAAGAACGAATTCCCATCGCTTCCTAGATCATAATCACGAAACGGGATTTCAGAAGCTGAGAGTTTCTGATTATGGGTATTCAAGTGATCGTTTCAAACAGAAAGAGAAATCCACTGGAGAAAGGATTCATGAAATGGAGATAGAAAGAATGTATTCCCATCGAAGTTATCAAAAAGGGTTTCACAAGCCGAAGCGCTCTGTTGATGAGAAATCTGGCGGGGAGAGAATTCACGAAGTGGGGATCAAAAGAACGAATTCCCATTACTTCATGGATCATAATTGTCAAACAGGCTTTCAGAAGCCGAGACTTTCTGCAGATGAGTTATCGGGGAGAGAATTTTTTCATGCCGTGGGGATTAAAAGATCAAATTCCCATCACATTGGAGATCACAATGACCAAACGGTATTACAAATGCCTAGACTTTCTGCTGATGGGTATTCAAGGGATTGTTTCGGCGAACTAAGGACAGTAATCAGAGACAGCCTTGCTGGGCAAAATCTTCTCCCGCCCAGTTGCATCGAGGAAAGGGATTTCTGCCAAAAAAGAGCTCCGGACTTAGCTCCTGGTATTGCCTCCACTAGCTCAAGCCAATCCTCAATGGGTAACTCCCATGAGTTTGCCTCTTCTAACAGTTCTCTCTCATCAAAGGCTCCAAACAAGCCAAAAGGCTCAAATTTGATTGCCAAGCTTATGGGTATTGAAGAATTTCCCAGGAAATGGTTAGAACATGAGAAGATTTCCAGTCCGAGAAGAGCTGTGTTCGATACTGACATGCCTAAGGCAAGGAAGCCCCAGTCCGCTGCTTATAAGGTGGATACAGAACAGGTGAAACTGAAAGAAATAGTTGAAACTATGCACTTGAAAGGGCTTCTGAAAAGCAATGCTGCTGAAGGGTTAGGGCTTCAATACCGCCATTCTAATGTCTCTGACTCCAAAAAGAGGTTCAGTGAAGATGCCCCACCTATTGTTATTATGAGACCTTGGTGTATTTCAAGTGCAGAGGAAAGAGAGCCTCGTGTGCAAAAGCTTATTCGGGAGATTGAAGCTCTTGATATGTCCAATAGCCAAGGTGGTTTAAATTCTGTTGAGATCTGTGGAAGAGTTAAAAAGGGGGATGAAACTCCAACCAAAAGGATTAGTCTAGAAGGGGATAAAGGCTCTAAAGTGGTACGAGCAAAACTGGAAGAAATATCAGTCAAGACTAAGGGCAAGTTGTCTTCTAATAAGTCAAACCCTTCTGTAGCAGTAAATCAGCAACAGAGGAAGAGGGAAATTGAGAAGAGAGTTGATAAGGTGCAAAAGGTGGCCCCTTGCAGGAAGAAACCGGAAGAAGTGGAGAATGTGAAATCTAAAGGCGCTATCAAGTGGCAGGATGAAGCCAAAGTGACCTCCCCGAAAGAAAGAAGACCTGAGGTGGGATCGATCATTGCAAAGAGTCGTGTGttccaacaaaaatataccTCTTCAAGCGTCATTTCTAAACATGCAAAACCAGCTGTACCCCAGAACATTGGTGATCGAAAAAAGAATCGCAATAATGAGAGGCCAGTCAAGGCACCCTTGGCAGCTGATTTTGTT GTGGAAAATGAAAGCGTAGGATGCAAATATGGTGACAAGCTGATGGATAttagttttgaaaatgaagCTGATACAACAATAATCTACCCCACAGCTGCAGATCAACTTCTCACTAATGAAGGGACAGATGCCTCTGAAATTCAGATTGACG AACAATGCGATAGCAGCCAGGATTTTCCCGACGATATTCTACCGCAGACTACCCAACACGAAAGCTTCAATGAATCGGCTGAAGAAACCAAGCACTGCATAAGTCAGAAGGTATCTGAGATGATATACTTCAGAACAGAAACCAATGCAGAAGACTTGATCTTGAGCAGTCCATCATTCCTCAGTTATGCAGAGGAAATCTATGATATCAACTCTAACAATGCCATACATTTGAAGCCAACTAGCTTAAACAACCACGAAACCAATGAGAGGAGACTCTTGTTGGACTGTGCAAACGAACTCATGCAATATAGAATCCTAAGGTGTAAACAACCTATACATCCATTGTTACTCATTCCCATGAGCTGTTTAAAATCCACTACTTCCCTATCTCAATTGGCGGAGGAAGTAAGCGATGGAATTGAGAATCTGAGAAGCTACCGTAAGAATTTCGGAGAGAAATTTCACAAGGATAGTCTATTTTCAGTTGTGGAGAGGGACCTGAGGTGCCGGGGAGTGGTTAGTGGGGGATGGGACTTGGGTTGGAAGCATTCATTTACGGCGGATGAAGTAGAGGAAGCCGTCGGTGACGTAGAGAAGCTAGTTTTCAGTGAGTTGCTAGAGGATATGTTTGTAGATTTTATCCTTTAG